Genomic DNA from Providencia sp. PROV188:
ATACACCACTTTATCGGCTTCGAAAGGATCTTTAGCTTTAATTTCAAAACCGCTAATGCCGTTTCCATAACCGAGATATTCCTGTGCATCCGCTAGCGGAACTAAAGCAAGCTGATGGTCGAGTAATCCACTTAAACGAAAAATTCCCGTCACTTGGACACGAATACGCTTAGGTTGCTGAATTTTCATGCTGTCATCGGTATTCGGAATCATAATTGTTATCCAATCCCCGACTTTTACATTCAGCGAATTCGCCACCCCTTGCCCTAAAATGATTGACTGTTTACCCGCCTCAAAATGTTGCCACGCATCATTTAGGATAAACTCAGGCAATGCACTGACTTGGGATTCCGTCTCGTGAGAAACGCCCATAATCTGGATGGCTTTCAGGTTCGCGCCGCGCTCAAGTAGCCCCGTAAAATTCACATAGGGGCTGACCCCTTGCACTCCCGGCGTTTTACGGATCACATTTTGGGCAAATTCCCAATCTTGATAAGGGGCTTCAACCGCGTAGATTTGCCCGTGAGGCACCACCGAGAGCACGCGGTTATTCAGTTCTCGCTCAAAGCCATTCATGGCACTTAAGCCGATAATTAACACCGCCACACCTAAGACAATGCCAAGGGTCGAAACAATCGACACCAAAGACACCATTTCTGTCCGGCGACGTCCTCGGCTAAATCGCAATGCCGCTAATAGCGTCAGAGGCATTTTAATCATTACATTGCCCCCAGCGTAATTTCCTGTTGCAAATGACCATCACGCATTTCTAAACGTCGGGATAGACGACTCGCCAGTTTCATATCATGGGTGACCACTAAAAATGCCGTTTTTTGCTTGCGGTTTAGTTCACCCAATAATTCAAAAATCGCATCCGCATTACGCAAATCGAGGTTACCTGTTGGTTCATCCGCCAGCACTAACGCGGGGTCATTCACCAATGCACGAGCAATAGCAACACGTTGGCGCTCACCACCAGATAATTCAGATGGGCGATGATTGGCTCGGTGCTCTAACCCTACCGCTTTTAACATTTCGGTGGCTTTCGCAAACGCCGTTGCTTTCGCAACACCGCCAATTAACAGTGGCATCGCCACATTTTCTAATGCTGTAAAATCAGGTAATAAATGGTGGAATTGATAAATAAAACCGAGGTCTTTATTACGAATTGCCGCACGGGCGTCGGAAGAAAGCTGATTAATCTGCTGCCCACGGAAAATGACATTACCTTGAGATGGCGTATCTAACCCGCCAAGCAGGTGTAATAAGGTACTTTTACCGGAACCTGAGCTACCCACGATAGCCATAGTTTCGCCTTCATTCATCGTGAAGCTGACATTCTTTAACACTTCTGTGGAGAGTGCGCCTTCTTGATAAATCTTACTTAAATGTTCACAGACCAGAAGTGGTTGGTTATTCATATCGTAAAGCCTCAGCAGGTTGTACCGCTGCCGCACGCCAAGAAGGATAAAGCGTCGCCAGCAAAGAAATCAGCATCGCGCACAGCGCAATAATTAAAATACCCGGATAATCGAGTACAATCGGGAGTGCCACTCCCCGTGGTAATAAGCCAATTAACGGCATAATTACGTTCAATTGGCTCGATAGCAGCGTACCCAACACGGTACCAATCAATGTACCGATAATGCCCGCGCCCGCACCTTGGATCATAAAGATAGTCAGGATTTTGCTACGTTTGAGCCCTAAGGTTTTCAAAATCGCCACTTCGCCTTGTTTTTCCATGACTAATAAGGATAACGACGTAATGATATTAAAGGCCGCTACCGCAATAATCAGACTCAGCAGCAGACCCATCATGTTTTTTTCCATTCTTACTGCTTGGAAAAATTCGCCTTTACGCTCACGCCAATCTGTCCAAACTAACCCTTCCGGCAGTGTCTGTTTGCTCGCCACATCCACTTGCAGAGGTTCGTCCAGATATAAACGCCAGCCAGTAATATTTCCGGTTGGATAACGTAGCATTCGCGCTGCATCAGGCTGAGCAACAATCAATTCGCTCGTATCCGCTTCGCCATTCGTTTGAAAAATACCCGCAACCGTAAATAAACGCTGGCTAGGTATACGCCCCATTGGGGTTAATTGGCTCACGCCGGGAATAATCAAGCGTACTTGGTCGCCGCGTTTTACGCCGAGGGTTTCCGCCAGTCGATTACCGAGAAAAACGTTGTATTCCCCATCGATTAAATCACGGCGATCCCCGCTTATCAGCTTATCGAGTAACAAGGAGGACTCATCGGAACGAATTCCTCCCATCACTCCCACTCCTACGTTAGTTCGACTTTGTAAAACCACTTCCGACTGAACAATCGGCTCAATTTTCTTAACGCCTTTGAGGTTTTTTAAGTCCGTGATGGGATGTTGATTGGGATCGATATTTCCCGTATTTGAGGTCAATATGGCCTGTGGCATATAAGCAAGTATGCTATCTTGTAACGAACGTTCAAAACCATTCATCACAGACGTCACGGCAATCAATGCCGCAACACCAAGGGTTATGCCTATTGCCGACAAGCTGGACACAAAACGTCCAAATTTATCGACTGCGCGCCCACGCATATAGCGCAGACCTATAAAGAGTGAGACAGATTGATGCATGAAAACGTAATGTCCCTGTTGCCAAAGCGAAGTGTTCAGGGATAATAAAGGGTACGATTGATGAATGGAACCACCCAACCGCGCTTTTGTGGTTTTTTTTATTATAAATACTATTTGTTTAGATCACTTTCAGACTACTCAATGAGTTCTGTGGGTCGTTTAATTAATTTTTAATTGCCTAACTAATCATTAATTAACTAGTTAGCTATGAGAAGCTGAATATTTCTATGTCGTCAAATTATCGTTATGAACTGCCCAGTCGTGCTGGAGATGTCCGCCATTTAGGCTGCTTAATTGGTGCTGCGGGTCCCTTAGAATGCGCAGAAATGATTGAACGCCATCAAGGTCCTGTCGTG
This window encodes:
- the lolD gene encoding lipoprotein-releasing ABC transporter ATP-binding protein LolD encodes the protein MNNQPLLVCEHLSKIYQEGALSTEVLKNVSFTMNEGETMAIVGSSGSGKSTLLHLLGGLDTPSQGNVIFRGQQINQLSSDARAAIRNKDLGFIYQFHHLLPDFTALENVAMPLLIGGVAKATAFAKATEMLKAVGLEHRANHRPSELSGGERQRVAIARALVNDPALVLADEPTGNLDLRNADAIFELLGELNRKQKTAFLVVTHDMKLASRLSRRLEMRDGHLQQEITLGAM
- the lolE gene encoding lipoprotein-releasing ABC transporter permease subunit LolE, with product MIKMPLTLLAALRFSRGRRRTEMVSLVSIVSTLGIVLGVAVLIIGLSAMNGFERELNNRVLSVVPHGQIYAVEAPYQDWEFAQNVIRKTPGVQGVSPYVNFTGLLERGANLKAIQIMGVSHETESQVSALPEFILNDAWQHFEAGKQSIILGQGVANSLNVKVGDWITIMIPNTDDSMKIQQPKRIRVQVTGIFRLSGLLDHQLALVPLADAQEYLGYGNGISGFEIKAKDPFEADKVVYDAGLKTMHHVVVKSWIGDYGYMYNDIQVVRSVMYLAMILVIGVACFNIVSTLVMAVKDKSSDIAVLRTLGAKDRQIRAIFLWYGLIGGLVGSLIGVVLGVLISLNLTTIIKGLEVIIGHPILSGDIYFIDFLPSELHVMDVIYVLSTAVVLSLLASWYPARRASKLDPARILSGQ
- the lolC gene encoding lipoprotein-releasing ABC transporter permease subunit LolC, which codes for MHQSVSLFIGLRYMRGRAVDKFGRFVSSLSAIGITLGVAALIAVTSVMNGFERSLQDSILAYMPQAILTSNTGNIDPNQHPITDLKNLKGVKKIEPIVQSEVVLQSRTNVGVGVMGGIRSDESSLLLDKLISGDRRDLIDGEYNVFLGNRLAETLGVKRGDQVRLIIPGVSQLTPMGRIPSQRLFTVAGIFQTNGEADTSELIVAQPDAARMLRYPTGNITGWRLYLDEPLQVDVASKQTLPEGLVWTDWRERKGEFFQAVRMEKNMMGLLLSLIIAVAAFNIITSLSLLVMEKQGEVAILKTLGLKRSKILTIFMIQGAGAGIIGTLIGTVLGTLLSSQLNVIMPLIGLLPRGVALPIVLDYPGILIIALCAMLISLLATLYPSWRAAAVQPAEALRYE